One Pseudomonas syringae CC1557 genomic window, GATTCGAAGGTAGCGTGGCTGAAATCTGCGCTGACATCAGGAGTGAGGTAGGCGGCAGGATCATGCACTTCGTACAACATTTGCTCGGTGCAGGTGGCGGTATCAATGCGCCCACCGGAGCCCGCTACTTTGCTGATGATGGCGTTGCCTGCCTCGTCTATCTCAGCCAGCGGAAAGCCGAGTCGATCAAGATCGGGGACGTCTTTAACACCTGGATCTGCGAAATATCCACCGCTGACTTGGCCTGCACATTCGAGCAAATGCCCAACCAGTGTTCCTCTACCCAGCACTGCCCAGTCATCTTCGGCCCAGCCGAACTCGAATATTTGCGGTGCTAGAAAAAGCGACGGATCAGCGACTCTTCCGGTAACGATCACGTCAGCATCGGCGTGCAGAGCTTGTACGATCCCTTCAGCGCCCAGGTAGGCATTGGCCGAAATCAGTCTGTCGCCGAGGGATCTCAGGGATTTTCCGTTGTCGAGGGTTTGATCGGGTCCCTTCATCAGTGATGCCAGCACGTCATCCCCGGTCAGCGCTGCGACTTTCAAACCAGTCAGACCAAGCCCTGCCGCTATCCTGCGTATTTCGCCAGCGGCGGCAAGCGGATTTGCTGCCCCCATATTGGTGATTATTCGCAGGCGGCGGCGCGTGCCGTCAGCGCCTTTGCCTGCAAAAGGCAGGACTCGGCGCATGCGTTCACTCAACAACGGATCGTACCCCGCGTCGGGATCCATTAGCCTCGATTGCTGAGCCAGTGCAATGGTACGTTCCGCCAGGCATTCGAATACCAGGTAATCCAGATATCCATACTCAGCCAACTCTATCGCGGGCTCGATGCGGTCGCCGGAATAGCCGGCCCCTGAACCAATCCGTATCGTTTTCATTCAGAAAACTCCAATGACCATAGCGGTCAGGGTCATGATGACCGAGGCCGCAAACAGGAAAGGGATAGTGAAGCGCTGGTGGTCGGCCAGTTCGATCTTGCACAGGCCGACCAGCAGAAAGGTCGCGGGCGTCAACGGGCTGACCGGGAAGCCGGTGGTGTGCACACCCAGCAGCGACGCCTGCGCGACCTGTATCGGATCAACACCTAGCGCTCTGCCTACTTCGGCGACCACGGGCATGATGCCGAAGTAAAAAGAATCCGGATCGAAAAGCAGGCTCAACGGCATTGAGAGGAAACCCACTACTACCGGGATCAGCTTCCCATGCCCGGCTGGAATCTGGCCCACGGCAACTTCTGCCATGGCCTTCAGCATCCCGGTGCCTTGCATGATTCCTGTGAACACTCCGGCAGCCAGCAAAATGCTGGCCATGGTGAGGGCTGTTTTGGCGTGCGCGTCGATTCGTGCCCGTTGTGCGTCCACGTTGGGGTAGTTGAGGCACAAGGCACACACAGTACCGAGCATGAACATCACTACTGGATCTACCACCCCCGCGATCATCACGCCCATCACCACCAGCGTCAGCAGCAGGTTGATCCAGAACAACCTCGGCTTGCGCAGTTCAAGCTCGGCCTCACTGAGCGAGCGCTGATGGGGCTTTACATCGAGATTGTTCGGGCCAAGGCCCAAGCGTCGCTCCTCGCGCCGCCCCAGAAAATAAGCGCAGGCAAAGACAAATATCAGTCCGACTATCTGCACCGGAATAAGCGGTTGAAAAAGATCTGACACGGGCACATGAAGAGCGGCGGAAGAGCGCAGTACCGGGCCGGTCCAAGGGAGAAAGTTGACACCCGCAGCCATCGCCGTGACGCAAGCCAGTATCCGTTTATCCATGCCAAGCCGCGTGTACAACGGCAGCATCGCGGGAATCGTCACAAGAAAGGTCACTGCACCGGAACCGTCCAGATGCACCAGCAACGCCAGCAGAGCGGTGCCCATGACGATACGGGTCGGCCGTGTGCCTACCCTTTTGAGGATGCGATCAATGATGGGATCGAGCATGCCAGCGTCTGTCATGATGCCGAAGAACAGGATGGCAAACACAAACATCCCCACTACAGGGGCGACGTTCTTGATACCTGTGATGATGAATCCGCTGGTTTGCAGACCAAAGCCACCCAGCAGCGCGGCGATGATCGGCAGGGCGATCAACGCAACCAACGGGGAAATGCGTTTGCTCATGATGCTGACGAGCATACAAAGAATGGTGATTACACCGAGCGTAGCGAGCAT contains:
- a CDS encoding CitMHS family transporter translates to MLATLGVITILCMLVSIMSKRISPLVALIALPIIAALLGGFGLQTSGFIITGIKNVAPVVGMFVFAILFFGIMTDAGMLDPIIDRILKRVGTRPTRIVMGTALLALLVHLDGSGAVTFLVTIPAMLPLYTRLGMDKRILACVTAMAAGVNFLPWTGPVLRSSAALHVPVSDLFQPLIPVQIVGLIFVFACAYFLGRREERRLGLGPNNLDVKPHQRSLSEAELELRKPRLFWINLLLTLVVMGVMIAGVVDPVVMFMLGTVCALCLNYPNVDAQRARIDAHAKTALTMASILLAAGVFTGIMQGTGMLKAMAEVAVGQIPAGHGKLIPVVVGFLSMPLSLLFDPDSFYFGIMPVVAEVGRALGVDPIQVAQASLLGVHTTGFPVSPLTPATFLLVGLCKIELADHQRFTIPFLFAASVIMTLTAMVIGVF
- a CDS encoding acyclic terpene utilization AtuA family protein, translated to MKTIRIGSGAGYSGDRIEPAIELAEYGYLDYLVFECLAERTIALAQQSRLMDPDAGYDPLLSERMRRVLPFAGKGADGTRRRLRIITNMGAANPLAAAGEIRRIAAGLGLTGLKVAALTGDDVLASLMKGPDQTLDNGKSLRSLGDRLISANAYLGAEGIVQALHADADVIVTGRVADPSLFLAPQIFEFGWAEDDWAVLGRGTLVGHLLECAGQVSGGYFADPGVKDVPDLDRLGFPLAEIDEAGNAIISKVAGSGGRIDTATCTEQMLYEVHDPAAYLTPDVSADFSHATFESIAKDQVRIQGADGHARPETLKVSVGFLDGWIGEGQMSYGGPGAVARGQLAQEIVLKRLKLTGVKCDEIRTELIGMNALHGSELGKRVEGEPWEVRLRVAARCVDRNDAVRVGNEVETLYTNGPYGGGGASKSVRQVVAVASLFLPRDEIALQVHMEDLA